From the Bacteroidia bacterium genome, one window contains:
- a CDS encoding MerR family transcriptional regulator, with translation MKDFSIKKLYYSISEVSKITNLEQYVLRYWESEFDELKPAKNRAGNRIYTNKDIQLILFIKKLLRDERYTIEGAKQVLKTYTPGGDAEFGRDEKEEMVDPAQTALIFEPEGQLRNDLIKVKVFLEDLRERIRG, from the coding sequence ATGAAAGATTTTTCGATTAAAAAACTCTACTACTCCATCAGCGAGGTGAGTAAAATCACCAACCTCGAGCAATACGTGCTCCGGTATTGGGAATCGGAATTCGACGAGCTCAAGCCCGCGAAGAATCGCGCCGGCAACCGCATCTACACGAACAAAGACATTCAGCTCATTCTCTTCATCAAGAAGCTGCTGCGCGACGAGCGCTATACCATAGAAGGTGCGAAGCAGGTCCTGAAAACCTACACACCCGGAGGCGACGCGGAATTCGGCCGCGATGAGAAGGAAGAGATGGTGGATCCGGCACAGACCGCCTTGATCTTCGAACCCGAAGGGCAACTCCGAAACGATCTCATAAAGGTGAAAGTGTTTCTGGAAGATCTGCGGGAGCGGATCAGAGGATAA
- a CDS encoding phosphatase PAP2 family protein, which translates to MNTERVRPFSLRRYVLIMLLCYAGWVTLYYTTAWIGASRGPVFDPSLPIDATFPIVPWTFFIYLLAYVIVLGLFVIRRNAQFLNLAFSSFIVMNLGAFALFALFPAQGPERDFAAEGGGVIALVHLVDSRFNAFPSLHVANPWLVAFLSLKERGFSVPSMLFLLVAPAISLSTMLVRQHYLLDVLGGFALAVLTAAIVFPRKISSNPW; encoded by the coding sequence ATGAACACTGAGCGCGTACGCCCGTTTTCCCTTCGTCGCTACGTCCTCATCATGCTGCTGTGCTATGCGGGATGGGTGACGCTGTACTACACCACGGCTTGGATCGGAGCGTCGCGCGGACCGGTGTTCGATCCCTCCCTCCCGATCGATGCCACCTTCCCCATCGTTCCCTGGACGTTTTTCATTTACCTGCTCGCGTATGTGATTGTGTTGGGGCTCTTCGTCATACGCAGAAACGCGCAATTCCTGAATCTGGCGTTCTCGTCCTTCATAGTCATGAACCTCGGCGCTTTCGCACTCTTCGCGCTGTTTCCGGCGCAGGGACCGGAACGGGATTTCGCCGCGGAGGGTGGCGGTGTCATTGCTCTCGTGCATCTGGTGGATTCACGTTTCAACGCCTTCCCCAGTCTGCACGTCGCAAATCCCTGGCTCGTGGCGTTTCTCTCCCTGAAGGAAAGAGGGTTTTCCGTGCCATCGATGCTGTTTCTCCTCGTCGCACCGGCGATTTCTCTCTCCACCATGCTGGTGCGGCAACATTATCTGCTCGATGTGCTGGGCGGTTTCGCGCTCGCCGTGCTCACCGCCGCAATTGTCTTTCCCCGCAAGATATCCTCCAATCCCTGGTAG
- a CDS encoding M48 family metallopeptidase, which translates to MNEFALIILATLFVTNALDVLADVLNLRALSPRVPEEFAGVYDAERYARAQEYTRVRTRFGFVTSGFDMLLLPGFWFAGGFGVLDVWVRSFGLPAIITGLCYIGILAAGRSLLALPFSIYSTFVIEQRFGFNRTTWKTFAADVLKGALLALLLGAPLLALVLWLFSSAGPMAWLYAWGAVTVIMLAVQYVAPTWIMPLFNRFAALAEGPLRDEILRYAEAVRFPMKGIFVMDGSKRSTRANAFFTGFGRHRRIVLFDTLIEKHTPAELTAVLAHEIGHYRRKHILISTALGIAQSGMMLFLLSLFVESGALSRAFFVEEHSVYAALVFFGMLYSPVSFLLSLALHALSRKHEFEADRYAVRSYRNAEALIDALKKLSVSNLANLTPHPLYVALHHSHPPLLQRIAAIRKVAGEKIPRRGKMRLRWRDVV; encoded by the coding sequence ATGAATGAATTCGCACTTATCATCCTCGCCACACTGTTCGTCACCAACGCGCTCGACGTGCTTGCGGACGTGCTCAACCTGCGGGCTTTGTCGCCGAGGGTGCCGGAGGAATTCGCGGGCGTGTATGATGCGGAGCGCTATGCACGGGCTCAGGAATACACGCGGGTGCGTACGCGCTTCGGCTTTGTAACCTCGGGTTTCGATATGCTGCTGCTGCCGGGGTTCTGGTTCGCGGGAGGATTTGGCGTGCTGGATGTGTGGGTGCGGTCGTTCGGTCTCCCGGCTATCATCACCGGTTTGTGCTACATCGGCATACTCGCGGCGGGACGCTCGCTGCTGGCGCTGCCGTTCTCCATATACTCCACATTCGTGATCGAGCAGCGCTTCGGCTTCAACCGCACGACGTGGAAGACCTTCGCCGCCGATGTGCTCAAGGGCGCGCTGCTGGCGCTATTGCTGGGCGCTCCGCTGCTGGCGCTCGTGTTGTGGCTGTTCTCCTCGGCGGGACCGATGGCCTGGCTGTACGCGTGGGGAGCGGTGACCGTAATCATGCTCGCCGTGCAGTATGTGGCACCGACGTGGATTATGCCGCTGTTCAACCGCTTCGCCGCGCTGGCCGAGGGACCGCTGCGCGACGAAATCCTGCGCTACGCCGAGGCCGTACGCTTTCCGATGAAGGGCATTTTCGTCATGGACGGCTCGAAACGCAGCACGAGGGCGAATGCGTTTTTCACCGGCTTCGGGAGGCACCGCCGCATCGTGCTGTTCGATACGCTCATCGAGAAGCACACACCCGCCGAGCTCACCGCCGTGCTCGCGCATGAAATCGGCCACTACCGCCGCAAGCACATTCTCATCAGCACCGCTCTCGGCATAGCACAGAGCGGCATGATGCTCTTCCTGCTCTCGCTGTTCGTGGAGAGCGGCGCGCTCTCGCGGGCGTTCTTCGTCGAAGAGCATTCCGTCTACGCCGCGCTGGTGTTTTTCGGCATGCTGTACTCCCCGGTAAGCTTCCTGCTCTCACTCGCCCTGCACGCCCTCAGCCGCAAACACGAATTCGAGGCGGACCGCTACGCCGTGCGCAGTTATCGCAATGCCGAGGCGCTCATCGATGCGCTCAAGAAACTTTCCGTTTCCAATCTCGCCAATCTCACACCGCATCCGCTCTACGTGGCCCTGCATCACTCCCATCCGCCGCTGCTTCAGCGCATCGCCGCCATCCGCAAGGTCGCCGGCGAGAAAATCCCCCGTCGGGGGAAAATGCGGCTGCGATGGCGAGACGTAGTGTAG